A DNA window from Aspergillus nidulans FGSC A4 chromosome I contains the following coding sequences:
- a CDS encoding karyopherin kapD (transcript_id=CADANIAT00007012) produces the protein MDVAALRNRIQSTLDANADIRRQAELDLKYAETQPGFINALLDILQGEQVNAVQLSAGVYLKNRINRGWSTIEDSPLRAPIAEEEKPGFRERLIPALVSTPPNVRAQLVPLLQKILQHDFPEQWPGFLDITMQLLGTNDAGSVYAGLQCLLAICRVYRFKAGDKREEFDKIIEHSFPQLLSIGSRLVDEESVEAAEMLRIVVKSYKHAIYFELSPHLQSHQATVDWCTLFLRIIAKEPPANSMMESKEERELAHWWKCKKWAYANLNRLFIRYGNPTTIPKSSTPDYSQFAKSFITTFAPEILKGYLQEIDKYVSKGQWLSNPALSYTLIFFEECVKPKSMWDHLKPHMENLIAHFVFPILCQSDEDIELFETDPSEYLHRKLNYYEEVSAPDVAATNFLITLTKNRKKQTFSILTFVNGIVSKYEAAPDDQKLPREKEGALRMIGSLASVILGKKSPIADQVEYFFVRHVFPEFRSPHGFLRARACDTLEKFEQLDFQDPNNLMIIYRNILESMTDSELPVRVEAALALQPLIRHDVIRTSMQQNIPQIMQQLLKLANEVDVDALANVMEDFVEVFSAELTPFAVALSEQLRDTYMRIVGELLERNAAKGEEDTYGDFLDDKSITALGVLQTIGTLILTLESTPDVLLHLETVLMPVISITLENKLYDLYNEVFEIIDSCTFASKSISPTMWQAFELIHKTFKAGAELYLEDMLPALDNYVAYGSQTLVQNPAYLAAIVGMVEDIFNDEKVGGVDRICGCKLAETVMLNLRGYVDQYIPVFIELAMRVIDAGEARTKSYRLHLMEMVINAIYYNPVLSLQVLEAKGWTNKFFSAWFSSIDSFRRVHDKTLSIVAITSLLTLNPADVPTSVQQGWPRLLQGVTRLFHTLPAAIQNRQEATKESDFQYEEEDEDDEGNDWEGEVEWTEGDDEAGPEGDIPDESAAYLDFLNKEAAKFGSFAGDDDDDELDEESLLETPLDKVEPYGLFKQVFMNLQQQQPQLYENLTNILNDEEKKIIESVFHEADAKALAAANEEAAKAAALQANGNQ, from the exons ATGGATGTTGCAGCCCTGCGGAACCGCATCCAGTCCACGCTAGATGCCAATGCTGATATCAGACGGCAGGCGGAACTTGATCTGAAATAT GCCGAGACGCAACCGGGTTTCATAAATGCTCTGTTGGATATTCTGCAGGGGGAGCAGGTCAACGCCGTCCAACTGTCGG CGGGTGTTTACCTGAAGAACCGTATCAACCGAGGGTGGTCAACTATTGAGGATAGTCCGTTGCGCGCACCTattgcagaggaggagaaaccAGGTTTCCGCGAGCGGCTGATTCCCGCCTTGGTTTCCACCCCCCCCAACGTCCGCGCTCAGCTCGTTCCTCTACTTCAGAAGATTCTTCAACATGACTTCCCCGAACAATGGCCTGGGTTCCTGGACATCACAATGCAGCTGCTCGGCACTAACGATGCCGGTTCGGTCTATGCGGGTCTGCAGTGCCTGTTAGCCATCTGCCGTGTGTACCGATTTAAAGCGGGGGATAAACGGGAGGAGTTTGACAAGATTATTGAGCACTCATTCCCTCAGTTGCTCAGCATAGGATCGAGGCtcgtggatgaggagagtGTAGAGGCGGCCGAGATGCTCCGCATCGTGGTGAAATCATACAAGCATGCTATTTAC TTCGAGCTctcacctcatcttcaaTCGCACCAGGCGACAGTCGACTGGTGCACTTTGTTCCTACGGATCATTGCCAAAGAACCTCCGGCAAATTCTATGATGGAATCCAAGGAGGAGAGAGAACTTGCCCATTGGTGGAAGTGCAAGAAATGGGCATATGCCAATCTGAACCGTCTATTCATCAG ATACGGAAACCCCACGACCATTCCCAAGTCCAGTACCCCGGACTACTCTCAGTTTGCCAAGTCGTTCATTACAACATTCGCCCCGGAAATTCTTAAGGGGTACCTACAGGAGATTGACAAATACGTTTCCAAGGGTCAATGGCTGAGCAACCCAGCACTTTCCTACACTTTGATCTTTTTCGAAGAGTGCGTCAAGCCGAAGTCAATGTGGGATCACCTAAAGCCGCACATGGAGAACCTCATTGCTCACTTCGTCTTCCCGATTCTGTGCCAGAGTGACGAGGACATCGAGTTGTTCGAGACGGACCCGTCTGAATATCTCCACCGAAAGTTGAACTACTACGAGGAGGTCTCGGCGCCCGATGTTGCTGCTACAAACTTCCTGATTACTCTCACCAAGAaccggaagaagcagacttTCTCTATCCTTACATTCGTCAACGGTATTGTTAGTAAGTATGAGGCTGCTCCGGATGACCAGAAATTGCcaagggagaaggagggcgCCCTGCGCATGATTGGATCTCTGGCTTCTGTCATTCTGGGGAAGAAGAGCCCCATCGCGGACCAGGTTGAATACTTTTTCGTACGCCATGTTTTCCCTGAGTTCCGCAGTCCCCATGGTTTCCTTCGTGCGCGTGCCTGTGACACGTTGGAGAAATTTGAGCAGCTCGATTTCCAGGACCCCAACAATCTGATGATCATTTACCGGAATATCCTCGAATCCATGACTGATTCAGAACTGCCTGTTCGTGTCGAGGCCgcccttgctcttcagcctctcaTTCGTCACGACGTGATCCGCACCTCTATGCAGCAGAATATCCCGCAGATCATGCAGCAACTTCTCAAGCTTGCCaatgaggttgatgttgatgcttTGGCTAATGTTATGGAAGATTTCGTCGAGGTTTTCTCTGCGGAGCTGACTCCTTTCGCCGTTGCTCTGAGTGAGCAGTTGCGTGACACATACATGCGTATCGTTGGTGAGCTCCTGGAGAGAAACGCAGccaagggcgaggaggacacGTACGGCGATTTCCTGGACGACAAGAGTATCACCGCTCTTGGTGTTTTGCAGACAATTGGCACATTGATTCTTACTCTAGAGAGCACGCCCGACGTGCTTTTGCACCTCGAAACAGTCCTTATGCCTGTCATTAGCATCACCCTTGAGAACAAGCTTTACGACCTCTACAATGAAGTATTTGAGATCATCGACAGCTGCACATTCGCCTCGAAGTCTATTTCTCCGACCATGTGGCAGGCTTTTGAGCTCATCCACAAGACCTTCAAGGCGGGAGCTGAGCTGTACCTGGAGGACATGCTGCCCGCGCTCGACAACTACGTGGCGTACGGTTCTCAGACGCTTGTTCAAAATCCTGCCTACCTCGCAGCCATCGTGGGTATGGTCGAAGATATTTTCAATGATGAGAAAGTGGGCGGCGTAGACAGGATCTGTGGTTGCAAGCTTGCCGAGACTGTCATGCTAAACCTGCGCGGCTATGTTGACCAATACATCCCTGTCTTTATCGAGCTTGCGATGCGTGTCATCGATGCTGGAGAAGCGCGTACCAAATCTTACCGTCTCCATctgatggagatggtcaTCAACGCCATATATTACAACCCAGTTCTCAGTCTCCAAGTCCTAGAGGCCAAGGGGTGGACCAacaagttcttcagcgcctgGTTCTCTAGCATTGACAGCTTCAGACGTGTTCACGACAAGACACTGTCCATTGTCGCCATCACCTCGCTGCTCACTTTGAACCCTGCCGACGTGCCAACTAGCGTTCAACAAGGTTGGCCAAGGTTGCTTCAGGGAGTTACCAGACTGTTCCACACATTGCCCGCCGCTATTCAGA ATCGACAAGAGGCGACAAAGGAGTCGGACTTCCAatacgaagaggaagacgaggatgatgaaggtAACGACTGGGAGGGCGAAGTGGAATGGactgagggtgatgatgaggctgGTCCCGAGGGCGATATTCCCGACGAGAGTGCTGCTTACCTGGACTTCCTGAACAAAGAG GCGGCAAAATTCGGCTCTTTCGCTggggacgacgatgacgacgagcttgatgaggagagTTTACTTGAGACTCCTCTCGACAAGGTTGAACCATATGGGCTGTTCAAGCAGGTGTTCATGA AcctccaacaacaacaacctCAGCTCTACGAAAATCTGACGAATATTCTAAacgacgaagagaagaagatcatcgAGTCTGTGTTCCATGAAGCCGACGCAAAGGCTCTGGCCGCGGccaatgaagaagctgccaaagcGGCTGCCCTCCAAGCTAACGGGAATCAATAG
- a CDS encoding uncharacterized protein (transcript_id=CADANIAT00007013), producing the protein MSAQFSGRQSPPPESQTGAQENSPPGSGRTDPKFAPPPEYAPKSSSEGEGQSQTAGLSSNPKHILEDIEAAKYKKGTGN; encoded by the coding sequence ATGTCTGCTCAGTTCTCCGGCCGCCAATCTCCACCCCCCGAGAGTCAAACAGGCGCACAAGAGAACTCCCCCCCGGGTTCCGGCCGCACAGACCCCAAGTTCGCCCCTCCGCCAGAGTACGCACCCAAGTCAAGCTCTGAGGGCGAGGGTCAAAGCCAGACGGCGGGCTTGAGCAGTAACCCGAAGCATATCctggaggatattgaggCAGCAAAGTATAAGAAGGGGACAGGAAATTGA
- the vip1 gene encoding putative actin cytoskeleton protein (VIP1) (transcript_id=CADANIAT00007014), translating to MSDRTTVHVSNIDPSTSEKEVQDFFSFCGKIVSISVTPTSGEPGSLKSATVTFEKDAAAKTALLLDQTQLGPSVVTVKAAQTLDEIAGEHSATAAEAKDENQNDLEQEDKPRSRIIAEYLAHGYTISDQAIQKAIAIDKKHGFTSRFTSVLSNFDKKTGASERAKGLDESYKISDKAANSWRGLHSYFEKAINTPSGRKLRDFYSQTDKQVRDIHAEARRLADLKAGKTEEKKAEGESSSPATESNPAPAPAPGVEPEAAQAAPATTEKA from the exons ATGTCCGACCGCACCACCGTCCACGTTTCCAACATCGACCCCTCCAcctcggagaaggaggtccaggacttcttcagcttctg TGGCAAGATCGTCAGTATCTCAGTTACTCCCACCTCCGGCGAGCCAGGCTCTCTTAAGTCGGCGACCGTGACATTCGAAAAGGATGC GGCTGCTAAAACcgcccttctcctcgacCAGACCCAGCTCGGCCCCTCTGTAGTCACCGTTAAGGCCGCGCAAACCCTTGATGAGATCGCAGGAGAGCATAGTGCTACCGCCGCTGAAGCTAAAGACGAGAACCAAAACGACCTCGAGCAGGAAGACAAGCCTCGCTCCCGCATTATTGCAGAATACCTTGCCCATGGATACACGATTAGCGACCAGGCTATCCAGAAGGCTATTGCCATCGACAAAAAGCATGGCTTCACGTCTCGCTTCACCAGCGTCCTGAGCAACTTCGACAAGAAAACTGGTGCCAGCGAGCGCGCCAAGGGTCTTGATGAGAGCTATAAGATCAGCGACAAGGCCGCCAACAGCTGGCGCGGCTTGCACAGCTACTTTGAGAAGGCTATCAACACCCCCTCGGGCCGGAAGCTGCGTGACTTTTACTCTCAGACCGATAAGCAAGTTCGCGATATTCACGCTGAGGCTCGAAGACTGGCGGATCTGAAGGCTGGAAAgactgaggagaagaaagctgaggGTGAAAGCAGCTCTCCTGCGACGGAGTCTAACCCTGCCCCTGCCCCTGCTCCTGGTGTTGAGCCCGAGGCTGCCCAGGCGGCTCCTGCTACGACCGAGAAGGCGTAG
- a CDS encoding uncharacterized protein (transcript_id=CADANIAT00007015) — protein sequence MVIYTVQPLIPCQMESATPAGSSDIPPFAQPLAPYIKSRAEALRIRQALTIYLRSQITFVDNDPEHAECLSNSHLSLCVSDNAVSDVKRIPAELTGLRKKYLQALQANVAARKQRQLIVEKLSAERSDGSEIGLSSQDSSLELQAYLRLVRDRRRHAKLQVFEQYLQELRNRDTPRPEDFDNQERQNQTALLEEFEDEGQASGEASADIEELVHKLERAVIRAKSQLDREKKLYAELKARSAFESYGEEEPAPALKAAALQVTRNELVQWVEDKLVGSGDSEEAPIQEIPAEEIEESARILEEQRMRIIQQYTVYTETRKRLLETVARACQPVSTASAKTASRPLEVRTPSTEKELPIEPLEVLSYASDVLHPMSKIQRSLALQKFYLSGMLAKEKSTTMRMLNRLSDESHLLPEYPILARQPRFKHATAALNPRDTANQADSAKEDEIVRLAEAWAFASSAAGSNEKEYVGKKVEDGSEHADGAYQELEKVYKLLNQDLEEALEGAQEKNDSDIWAHEARSTRSSARLQAEKRPKGPWTRLIGNVGVAD from the exons ATGGTGATCTACACCGTCCA GCCCCTCATCCCCTGTCAAATGGAGTCGGCAACACCTGCGGGTTCCTCCGACATTCCTCCCTTCGCACAGCCTCTTGCTCCTTACATCAAAAGTCGCGCAGAAGCTCTTCGAATCCGGCAGGCCTTGACAATCTATCTCCGCTCTCAGATTACCTTCGTTGATAATGACCCTGAGCACGCAGAGTGTCTCTCCAATTCCCATCTTTCGCTATGTGTCTCGGATAATGCGGTGTCGGATGTGAAGCGAATACCTGCAGAGCTTACGGGACTGAGGAAGAAATACCTCCAGGCGTTACAAGCGAATGTGGCTGCAAGGAAACAACGACAATTGATCGTCGAGAAGCTGTCTGCTGAGCGCTCCGATGGAAGTGAGATAGGATTGTCCTCTCAAGACAGCTCCCTGGAATTGCAGGCTTACCTTCGACTCGTCCGCGATCGACGACGCCACGCAAAGCTTCAAGTCTTCGAGCAATATCTTCAAGAGCTGCGAAACCGCGATACCCCTCGCCCGGAAGATTTCGATAATCAGGAACGCCAGAACCAGACCGCTTTGCTGGAAGAGTTTGAAGATGAGGGTCAAGCCAGCGGTGAAGCTAgtgctgatattgaggagCTTGTGCATAAGCTAGAGAGAGCAGTCATTCGTGCAAAGTCACAACTTGATCGGGAAAAAAAGCTATACGCGGAACTGAAAGCTCGCAGTGCGTTCGAGAGTTATGGGGAGGAAGAGCCCGCCCCAGCTTTGAAAGCcgcagctctccaggtaaCCCGCAATGAGCTTGTACAATGGGTAGAGGATAAGCTTGTAGGCAGTGGGGACAGTGAAGAAGCTCCTATACAGGAGATACCTGCTGAAGAGATAGAGGAGTCCGCTCGTATCCTTGAGGAGCAGAGGATGCGGATTATACAGCAGTACACAGTTTACACGGAAACCCGCAAGCGCCTGTTAGAGACAGTTGCTCGAGCTTGCCAGCCTGTGTCAACAGCTTCCGCCAAGACTGCATCGCGACCCCTAGAAGTCCGCACACCCTCCACGGAAAAGGAGTTACCAATCGAGCCGTTGGAGGTTCTGTCCTATGCTAGCGATGTCCTTCACCCAATGTCCAAGATTCAGCGGTCTCTAGCGCTACAGAAATTCTATCTGTCCGGCATGCTTGCTAAGGAGAAAAGCACCACCATGCGCATGCTCAATCGTCTAAGTGACGAGAGTCACCTACTCCCTGAATATCCGATCCTTGCCCGACAACCCCGTTTCAAGCATGCGACTGCAGCACTTAACCCTCGGGATACTGCCAATCAAGCAGATTCGGCGAAGGAGGACGAAATTGTCAGATTGGCCGAGGCATGGGCGTTCGCATCCTCTGCGGCTGGATCTAACGAGAAGGAGTATGTGGGGAAAAAGGTTGAAGATGGTAGCGAACATGCAGATGGGGCGTATCAGGAGCTAGAGAAGGTCTATAAACTGCTGAACCAGGACCTCGAGGAGGCTCTCGAGGGTGCCCAGGAAAAGAACGACAGCGATATATGGGCACATGAAGCTCGCTCAACTAGGTCTTCAGCGAGGCTTCAGGCTGAGAAGCGCCCGAAGGGGCCTTGGACGCGCTTGATCGGTAATGTGGGAGTCGCGGATTAG
- the nscC gene encoding protein aptC (transcript_id=CADANIAT00007016) encodes MTLPVLIIGAGLSGLTTARLLTNAHIPCIVFEASPPSRTQGYAISLRDWGFNALLRALGNLPLSSLTRAVAPDRHIGGWGWLDQSWRNNQTGEIIMMPPKESKEKPTILRANRNALRQWIADAGVGEDEEIDVRYGHRLVGVQLLREGGDGNVVTAEFANGATYTGSLLIAADGVHSTVRTLILPAVKPEILPVLVYHGDFKLSREEYECVIRPHAGESTIVAGVGDGFNTPLTVCDVTSTTVHMDWTYSRPSIGDNDPLYNPNITSEEAKVIPEALIEEINAKKLGEPWSLFLNGEAMRRHRVFNWLTRCVSMERSDVNSCTGKGVVFVGDSWHAMPIFGGEGGNHAIFDGIELAKMLEVAWGRSKEDVQAAIGKYYDKSWRRCNDAVRRSKQRFYQLHRPISEWIEIAEKQKMRA; translated from the coding sequence ATGACACTCCCagtcctcatcatcggtgcCGGCCTCTCAGGTCTCACAACCGCGCGTCTTCTCACAAACGCCCACATTCCCTGCATCGTCTTCGAAgcctcccctccctcccGCACTCAAGGCTACGCCATCTCCCTCCGCGACTGGGGcttcaacgccctcctcaGGGCCCTGGGAAACCTCCCCCTATCCAGCCTCACCCGGGCCGTCGCACCTGATCGCCACATTGGCGGCTGGGGCTGGCTTGACCAGTCATGGCGGAATAACCAGACCGGGGAGATAATCATGATGCCACCCAAAGAGTCAAAAGAGAAACCGACCATACTGCGCGCTAATCGCAATGCGCTTAGGCAGTGGATTGCGGATGCAGGTGTgggggaagacgaggagattgatgtCAGGTATGGACATCGGCTTGTCGGCGTGCAGCTGTTGAGAGAgggtggagatggaaatgTGGTAACAGCCGAGTTCGCAAACGGCGCCACATACACCGGTTCCCTTCTGATCGCTGCGGACGGGGTACACTCCACAGTACGGACACTGATCCTTCCCGCTGTGAAGCCGGAGATTTTACCCGTCCTCGTCTACCATGGCGACTTCAAGCTCAGTCGCGAGGAATACGAGTGTGTGATCCGGCCGCATGCAGGCGAGTCCACGATCGTCGCGGGCGTGGGCGACGGGTTTAACACGCCGCTGACTGTCTGCGACGTCACGTCAACGACAGTGCACATGGACTGGACGTACTCGCGGCCCAGCATTGGTGACAACGACCCTCTGTATAATCCCAATATTACGTCGGAGGAAGCTAAAGTCATTCCCGAGGCTTTGATCGAGGAAATCAATGCGAAAAAGCTGGGAGAACCATGGTCGCTGTTCCTGAATGGGGAGGCGATGCGCAGGCATCGGGTGTTCAATTGGCTGACGCGATGTGTTTCGATGGAAAGGAGTGACGTGAATTCCTGTACGGGCAAAGGGgtcgtcttcgtcggagACTCGTGGCATGCCATGCCAATCTTTGGAGGCGAGGGTGGAAACCATGCAATATTCGATGGGATTGAGTTGGCGAAGATGTTGGAAGTGGCTTGGGGACGTTCCAAGGAGGATGTGCAGGCAGCGATCGGGAAGTACTATGACAAGTCTTGGAGACGGTGTAATGATGCTGTGCGAAGGTCAAAGCAGAGGTTCTATCAGCTTCATCGACCTATTAGCGAGTGGATTGAGATtgcggagaagcagaagatgcgTGCGTAA
- the nscB gene encoding metallo-beta-lactamase type thioesterase aptB (transcript_id=CADANIAT00007017), producing MAFRIPFAQDFWNEYLSGRENTIPTLPVVTDITERVIRVLGGNAGPMRLQGTNTYLVGTGRSRILVDTGQGMPSWIRDIAKVLEERDIDISYVLLTHWHGDHTGGVPDLIAYNPALSSRIYKNRPDAGQKDILDGQVFRVEGATLRAVHTPGHAADHMCFLFEEENALFTGDNVLGHGYSVVEDLGQYMNSMVQMANLNLPLGYPAHGAVIDDLPDKMREYIKHREFRVQQVYAILEESRAAGQGRGRGGLTLHEIILAMYGEITDEVEKALAPFLSQVLWKLAEDRKVGFEPGSAAKRRWYVRSRRPN from the exons ATGGCCTTCAGAATACCATTTGCCCAGGACTTCTGGAATGAGTACCTTTCCGGCAGAGAAAACACTATCCCTACTCTGCCTGTGGTGACGGATATCACTGAACGGGTCATCCGAGTTTTGGGCGGAAATGCTGGACCAATGAGACTGCAGGGGACAAATACATATCTCGTTGGAACAGGCAGATCCCGTATCCTAGTTGATACTGGTCAG GGAATGCCCTCGTGGATCCGTGATATCGCCAAAGTCCTCGAAGAGAGGGATATAGACATCTCCTATGTACTCCTTACACACTGGCATGGCGATCATACAGGTGGTGTGCCGGACCTGATAGCGTACAATCCAGCGCTATCCTCTCGCATATACAAAAACCGACCCGATGCCGGACAAAAGGATATTCTCGACGGCCAGGTCTTTCGCGTTGAAGGCGCCACTCTCCGCGCCGTTCATACCCCCGGCCACGCTGCCGACCATATGTGCTTTctctttgaagaagagaacgcCCTCTTCACAGGCGACAATGTGCTCGGCCATGGATACTCGGTGGTGGAAGACTTGGGACAATACATGAATAGCATGGTACAGATGGCTAACCTGAACCTTCCATTGGGCTACCCAGCGCACGGGGCAGTGATCGATGACCTTCCGGATAAAATGCGAGAGTACATCAAGCACAGAGAGTTCCGCGTGCAGCAGGTTTACGCGATACTCGAGGAGAGCCGAGCAGCTGGGCAGGGGCGGGGGCGGGGTGGCTTGACGCTACACGAAATCATCCTAGCAATGTATGGGGAGATTACAGACGAGGTTGAGAAAGCTCTTGCGCCGTTCTTGAGCCAGGTTCTGTGGAAGCTAGCTGAGGATCGAAAAGTCGGGTTTGAGCCGGGGAGTGCTGCAAAAAGGCGATGGTACGTCAGGTCGCGCCGGCCGAATTAA